In Trifolium pratense cultivar HEN17-A07 linkage group LG7, ARS_RC_1.1, whole genome shotgun sequence, a genomic segment contains:
- the LOC123896730 gene encoding NADP-dependent malic enzyme-like — protein MISSTRCTFLGNTGLGGCGNFHGGQRRSCGPWRVTCMSPSNDRNGSVVNVMETPLKEIKKEHVEVEVVEDVDDNPISGGGPRDVYGEDKATEDHFVTPWSVSVASGYTLLRDPHFNKGLAFTEKERDAHYLRGLLPPTVIPQETQVKKMIQHIRQYQVPLQRYTAMMDLQERNERLFYKLLIEHVEELLPIVYTPTVGEACQKYGDIFMRPQGLYISLKEKGRILEVLRNWPEKNIQVIVVTDGERILGLGDLGCQGMGIPVGKLSLYTALGGVRPSACLPITIDVGTNNEKLLNDELYIGLKQRRAVGQEYSELLHEFMTAVKQTYGEKVLIQFEDFANHNAFDLLEKYRSTHLVFNDDIQGTASVVLAGLVAALKLVGGNLADHRFLFLGAGEAGTGIAELIALETSKQTNLPLEEVRKNIWLVDSKGLIVRSRKESLQHFKKPWAHEHEPVKNLLDAVNKIKPTVLIGTSGQGRTFTKEVIEAMASINEKPIILSLSNPTSQSECTAEEAYKWSKGRAIFASGSPFPPVEYNGKVFTPGQANNAYIFPGFGLGLIMSGTIRVHDDLLLAASEALAAQVSEENFEKGLIFPPFTNIRKISAHIAAKVAAKAYELGLATRLPQPKDLVKFAESCMYTPAYRTYR, from the exons ATGATCTCTTCAACCAGATGCACTTTCCTG GGTAATACAGGATTAGGTGGGTGTGGTAATTTTCATGGAGGGCAGAGAAGGAGTTGTGGTCCTTGGAGGGTGACGTGTATGTCACCAAGCAATGACAGAAATGGCAGTGTTGTTAATGTGATGGAGACACCTTTGAAGGAAATTAAAAAGGAGCATGTGGAGGTGGAGGTGGTGGAGGATGTTGATGATAATCCGATCTCCGGTGGCGGTCCTCGCGATGTTTATGGGGAAGATAAGGCGACTGAGGATCACTTTGTAACTCCTTGGAGTGTGTCTGTTGCTAG TGGTTATACATTGTTGCGAGATCCACACTTCAACAAAGGGTTAGCTTTCACTGAAAAAGAGAGGGATGCACACTACTTGCGTGGTCTTCTTCCTCCAACAGTTATACCTCAAGAAACTCAGGTGAAGAAAATGATCCAGCACATACGTCAATATCAAGTTCCATTGCAGAGGTACACGGCTATGATGGATCTTCAG GAAAGAAATGAACGTTTGTTTTACAAACTTCTCATTGAACACGTTGAAGAATTGCTCCCAATTGTGTATACTCCAACTGTTGGTGAGGCTTGCCAAAAATACGGGGACATTTTTATGCGACCTCAGGGTCTTTATATTAGTTTGAAAGAGAA GGGGAGGATTCTTGAAGTACTGAGGAATTGGCCTGAAAAGAACATTCAAGTCATAGTTGTAACCGATGGAGAACGAATCTTAGGTCTTGGGGATCTAGGTTGTCAG GGAATGGGAATACCGGTGGGAAAACTTTCTTTATATACGGCACTAGGAGGAGTTCGTCCTTCAGCT TGCTTGCCTATTACTATCGACGTGGGGACAAACAATGAGAAGCTGCTCAATGATGAATTGTATATTGGGCTAAAGCAAAGACGAGCAGTCGGCCAGGAATATTCTGAACTCTTGCACGAATTTATGACTGCAGTCAAGCAAACTTACGGTGAAAAAGTCCTAATTCAG TTTGAAGACTTTGCAAACCACAACGCTTTTGATCTGcttgaaaaatatagatcaacACATCTGGTTTTTAACGACGATATTCAG GGAACGGCGTCTGTTGTTCTCGCTGGACTAGTTGCAGCTTTGAAATTAGTTGGTGGAAACTTAGCTGACCACAGATTTTTATTCCTCGGTGCTGGTGAG GCGGGCACGGGAATCGCTGAACTCATTGCACTTGAAACATCAAAACAG ACAAATCTTCCGTTGGAGGAAGTGCGCAAGAATATTTGGTTGGTAGACTCAAAGGGATTGATTGTCAGATCCCGTAAAGAATCCCTCCAacatttcaagaagccctgGGCTCATGAACACGAACCTGTGAAAAACCTCCTCGACGCTGTTAAT AAAATTAAGCCAACAGTGCTTATCGGAACATCAGGACAAGGAAGAACTTTTACCAAAGAGGTGATCGAGGCAATGGCTTCTATTAACGAG AAACCTATTATTCTTTCTCTTTCCAACCCAACATCACAGTCAGAATGTACTGCTGAAGAAGCTTATAAGTGGAGCAAG GGTCGTGCGATTTTTGCAAGTGGAAGCCCATTTCCACCCGTTGAATATAACGGGAAAGTGTTTACGCCTGGCCAG GCAAATAATGCATACATATTTCCTGGGTTCGGCCTAGGTTTAATAATGTCCGGAACCATTCGTGTACATGACGACCTGCTTTTGGCTGCCT CTGAGGCGTTGGCTGCACAAGTATCAGAAGAGAACTTTGAGAAGGGTTTGATATTCCCACCATTCACCAACATCAGAAAGATTTCAGCTCACATAGCTGCCAAAGTTGCTGCTAAGGCTTATGAGCTTG GTTTGGCCACTCGCCTTCCACAGCCGAAAGATTTGGTGAAGTTTGCTGAGAGCTGTATGTATACCCCAGCCTACAGAACTTACCGGTGA